Proteins from a genomic interval of Capsicum annuum cultivar UCD-10X-F1 chromosome 4, UCD10Xv1.1, whole genome shotgun sequence:
- the LOC107868922 gene encoding uncharacterized protein LOC107868922: protein MQMSRQVEVFNWEIKSILEKTMKDNKIDWSRKLNNALWANWIAFKTHIGVASYHPVYDKACHMPIKLENKALWVLKKLNFEWHDAANLRISKVNKLDKYQCRAYESSTLYKEKMKLYHDKKIEKRGVPDGAIEMKQDSEDLFKENRQCVMHYIGNTVEVKVFVDVSLVEV from the exons ATGCAAATGAGTAGGCAGGTTGAGGTCTTCAATTgggagatcaagtccatattggaaAAAACTATGAAAGATAACAAGATTGATTGGTCAAGAAAGTTAAATAATGCTTTGTGGGCCAACTGGATAGCTTTTAAGACCCACATAGGTGTCGCTTCATATCATCCTGTGTACGATAAGGCTTGCCACATGCCGATCAAATTGGAGAACAAAGCACTATGGGTGTTGAAAAAGCTTAATTTTGAGTGGCATGATGCAGCTAACTTACGGATAAGCAAAGTGAATAAGTTGGATAAATATCAATGCCGAGCTTATGAGAGTTCCACTctgtacaaagaaaagatgaagttgtatcatgacaagAAGATCGAGAAAAGG GGTGTTCCTGATGGTGCTATTGAGATGAAACAAGATAGTGAAGATCTGTTCAAGGAGAACAGGCAGTGTGTCATGCATTATATAGGGAATACTGTTGAAGTAAAAGTTTTTGTTGATGTAAGCCTTGTTGAAGTCTAA